A window of Pomacea canaliculata isolate SZHN2017 linkage group LG3, ASM307304v1, whole genome shotgun sequence contains these coding sequences:
- the LOC112560866 gene encoding uncharacterized protein LOC112560866 produces the protein MAANVVGFRFEDDIFFNSLCTREEMKSLQGELGERSAPGLAAQKASHYGLSLESTSLLKEVKIGGFEEASWIGVLHQFINTEGDPDVWPVSTVSTLTGILFYVKKRQTTPQKAPVPLSSAAQCPSTSSSPSTSSSPSASTAQSPSTSASKSPHPDISDRRSSCKKRKRTAAEPPQWFLEYAKMQEENMEGLRQEFQERKLILIEKNNLLKKKNELQLILMEKNNNLLREQNELLKSYIQKRLPPPPGSSE, from the exons ATGGCCGCCAATGTTGTTGGTTTCAGATTTGAagatgacattttctttaataGTTTGTGCACTcgagaagaaatgaaaagtttGCAAGGAG AACTTGGTGAACGGAGCGCACCAGGGCTGGCAGCTCAAAAGGCCAGCCATTATGGGCTGAGCCTCGAATCAACCTCActtttaaaagaagtaaaaattgGGGGCTTTGAGGAGGCAAGCTGGATTGGCGTTTTGCACCAGTTTATAAACACTGAAG GAGATCCAGATGTTTGGCCAGTATCAACTGTCTCAACACTGACAGGAATCC TTTTCTATGTAAAAAAGAGACAGACTACTCCACAAAAGGCACCAGTCCCATTGTCATCGGCCGCTCAGTGCCCGTCAACATCATCGTCtccatcaacatcatcgtcTCCATCAGCATCGACCGCACAGTCCCCGTCCACATCAGCCTCAAAGTCCCCACATCCAGATATCAGTGACAGAAGGAGCAGTTGTAAGAAGCGCAAAAGAACTGCGGCAGAACCACCACAGTGGTTTCTCGAGTATGCTAAGATGCAGGAAGAAAATATGGAGGGACTGAGACAGGAGTTTCAGGAGAGAAAACTCATCCTCATAGAGAAGAACAATCTCctaaaaaagaagaatgagCTTCAACTCATCCTCATGGAGAAGAACAATAATCTCCTAAGAGAACAGAATGAGCTTCTTAAGAGCTACATTCAGAAACGTCTACCACCCCCTCCTGGCagttcagaataa
- the LOC112558742 gene encoding uncharacterized protein LOC112558742 isoform X2 gives MKKSRRKNRTRSHTIVDQDEERRKICASIMKVFQAHAQSPSGEGAVLVRDKLERKRVIAQQSDNHQLRAETKDPHSSSSSSSPDSQSQQKTNKEKRRKKKSCKDKSAEEPHSKVSQHLRVAHSYAFLTKPTISKVKNTELASCGGCITRHRLTRNIGLFNPGRKSSTIVRDPIPVPESVQRDVDLSLQKILDHSDVDYETERDDSGMQLMLTPSSHHQDVSCLSVTSRSASSNNGSVNFQDRMQEVPCADSENLFPKTVPYEDFANGMQSELTSQLKKHFTHRDLLRETCMELKKLLNEKQRIIPKKHVFVRISTPQPGSLHQSLSESFSILDEDVKEKRTRSVELVDREVSVAHSIKRHASVSQTLKCSPSQKRSSVSQTFNHTPSEKQVSFSQTLNHSPSHSLIATSETLLAPVLICPADQQCKMLETSQVAKETSHMPKDCGPKNCLLSTVDVAGNDSALSLLHSNSLLSRLNALQGAKEGRMKIHNENCCNLPKRPNLTGASCYNDVTCGQKKYDNAHISRWHKENMRCDKNVKESTFDFGREQHLPPWLCFKKSCVFCEPCQSKAAVAEFCHRPQCTSNFAENLYDSHLMMKDMLPDTSSTKSGACHKCEASEDIDHKAMFSDHQDGIFLDEFDDRSEKRFKGANSFTQLLSVDCDHDLLPPSGDAPSWCLEWKPLDILPPLQKPSLDTPSPPARMSPHKLY, from the exons atgaagaaatcaagaagaaaaaataggaCGCGGAGTCATACCATTGTGGATCAAgatgaagaaaggagaaagatcTGTGCCTCGATCATGAAGG TTTTTCAGGCTCATGCACAGTCCCCTAGCGGAGAAGGTGCAGTTTTAGTTCGCGATAAGTTAGAACGGAAAAGAGTCATTGCTCAACAAAGTGATAATCACCAGCTAAGGGCTGAAACCAAAGATCcccattcatcatcatcgtcatcgtcaccaGATTCTCAATCTCAACAGAAAACTAACAAAGAGAAACGTAGAAAAAAGAAGAGCTGTAAAGAT aAGTCAGCTGAAGAACCTCACTCGAAAGTCAGTCAACATTTGAGGGTTGCTCATTCATATGCATTT TTAACAAAACCAACAATTTCTAAGGTAAAGAATACAGAGTTGGCAAGCTGTGGTGGCTGCATCACCAGGCATCGTCTGACG AGAAACATTGGACTATTTAACCCAGGCAGAAAATCCAGCACTATTGTCAGAG aTCCGATACCAGTCCCTGAGTCTGTTCAAAGAGATGTGGACTTAAGTCTGCAGAAAATCCTTGATCATAGTGATGTTGACTATGAAACTGAAAG AGATGACAGTGGCATGCAGTTGATGCTAACACCATCATCTCACCATCAGGATGTCTCGTGTCTCAGTGTCACATCTAGAAG TGCCTCTTCAAATAATGGATCAGTTAATTTTCAAGACAGAATGCAGGAAGTTCCCTGTGCAGATTCAGAAAACTTATTTCCAAAG ACTGTGCCATATGAAGACTTTGCCAATGGCATGCAGTCAGAGTTGACTTCTCAGCTGAAGAAGCATTTCACACACAGAG ATTTACTTAGAGAGACATGTATGGAACTGAAGAAATTGTTGAATGAGAAACAGAG AATTATTCCAAAGAAGCATGTGTTTGTTAGAATTTCTACACCACAGCCAGGTTCTCTTCACCAATCTCTTTCAGAATCTTTCTCTATTCTGGATGAAG ATGTTAAAGAAAAGAGGACTAGGAGTGTAGAACTTGTGGACAGAGAAGTTTCTGTTGCACATTCCATCAAGAGACATGCATCTGTTTCACAGACTTTGAAATGTTCTCCATCCCAGAAACGATCATCTGTTTCACAGACTTTTAATCATACCCCATCTGAGAAACAAGTATCTTTTTCGCAGACTTTAAATCATTCCCCTTCCCACAGCCTGATCGCAACCTCTGAAACACTTCTGGCACCTGTCCTGATTTGCCCTGCTGATCAGCAGTGCAAGATGCTGGAAACTAGCCAAGTGGCAAAAGAGACTAGTCATATGCCAAAAGATTGTGGACCGAAAAACTGTTTGCTGAGTACTGTAGATGTGGCTGGAAATGATTCTGCACTCTCTCTTCTTCACAGCAACTCACTTCTTTCTAGGTTAAATGCCTTACAAG GTGccaaagaaggaagaatgaaaataCACAATGAGAATTGTTGTAATTTACCAAAAAGGCCTAACCTTACAGGAGCCAGTTGCTACAACGATGTGACTTGTGGTCAAAAGAAATATGACAATGCTCACATCAGCAGGTGGCACAAAGAGAATATGAGAtgtgataaaaatgttaaagaatcCACTTTTGACTTTGGAAGGGAACAGCATCTTCCACCATGgctttgtttcaaaaaaagttgtgtgttttgtgaacCTTGCCAGTCAAAG gcAGCAGTAGCAGAGTTTTGTCACAGACCACAGTGTACATCAAATTTTGCGGAGAATTTGTATGACAGTCACCTGATGATGAAGGACATGCTCCCGGATACCTCTAGCACAAAAAGTGGTGCTTGCCATAAG TGTGAAGCTTCAGAGGACATCGATCACAAAGCCATGTTCTCTGACCATCAAGATGGAATTTTCTTGGATGAATTTGATGACAGGAGTGAAAAAAGGTTCAAAGGAGCTAACTCATTCACTCAGCTGTTGAGTGTTGACTGTGATCATGACCTGCTCCCTCCTTCAGGAGATGCTCCTTCCTGGTGCTTAGAGTGGAAACCTTTAGATATTTTGCCACCACTTCAAAAGCCTTCACTTGACACCCCAAGCCCTCCTGCAAGAATGTCTCCTCACAAGCTGTACTGA
- the LOC112558742 gene encoding uncharacterized protein LOC112558742 isoform X1 — protein sequence MKKSRRKNRTRSHTIVDQDEERRKICASIMKVFQAHAQSPSGEGAVLVRDKLERKRVIAQQSDNHQLRAETKDPHSSSSSSSPDSQSQQKTNKEKRRKKKSCKDKSAEEPHSKVSQHLRVAHSYAFLTKPTISKVKNTELASCGGCITRHRLTRNIGLFNPGRKSSTIVRDPIPVPESVQRDVDLSLQKILDHSDVDYETERDDSGMQLMLTPSSHHQDVSCLSVTSRSASSNNGSVNFQDRMQEVPCADSENLFPKTVPYEDFANGMQSELTSQLKKHFTHRDLLRETCMELKKLLNEKQRIIPKKHVFVRISTPQPGSLHQSLSESFSILDEADVKEKRTRSVELVDREVSVAHSIKRHASVSQTLKCSPSQKRSSVSQTFNHTPSEKQVSFSQTLNHSPSHSLIATSETLLAPVLICPADQQCKMLETSQVAKETSHMPKDCGPKNCLLSTVDVAGNDSALSLLHSNSLLSRLNALQGAKEGRMKIHNENCCNLPKRPNLTGASCYNDVTCGQKKYDNAHISRWHKENMRCDKNVKESTFDFGREQHLPPWLCFKKSCVFCEPCQSKAAVAEFCHRPQCTSNFAENLYDSHLMMKDMLPDTSSTKSGACHKCEASEDIDHKAMFSDHQDGIFLDEFDDRSEKRFKGANSFTQLLSVDCDHDLLPPSGDAPSWCLEWKPLDILPPLQKPSLDTPSPPARMSPHKLY from the exons atgaagaaatcaagaagaaaaaataggaCGCGGAGTCATACCATTGTGGATCAAgatgaagaaaggagaaagatcTGTGCCTCGATCATGAAGG TTTTTCAGGCTCATGCACAGTCCCCTAGCGGAGAAGGTGCAGTTTTAGTTCGCGATAAGTTAGAACGGAAAAGAGTCATTGCTCAACAAAGTGATAATCACCAGCTAAGGGCTGAAACCAAAGATCcccattcatcatcatcgtcatcgtcaccaGATTCTCAATCTCAACAGAAAACTAACAAAGAGAAACGTAGAAAAAAGAAGAGCTGTAAAGAT aAGTCAGCTGAAGAACCTCACTCGAAAGTCAGTCAACATTTGAGGGTTGCTCATTCATATGCATTT TTAACAAAACCAACAATTTCTAAGGTAAAGAATACAGAGTTGGCAAGCTGTGGTGGCTGCATCACCAGGCATCGTCTGACG AGAAACATTGGACTATTTAACCCAGGCAGAAAATCCAGCACTATTGTCAGAG aTCCGATACCAGTCCCTGAGTCTGTTCAAAGAGATGTGGACTTAAGTCTGCAGAAAATCCTTGATCATAGTGATGTTGACTATGAAACTGAAAG AGATGACAGTGGCATGCAGTTGATGCTAACACCATCATCTCACCATCAGGATGTCTCGTGTCTCAGTGTCACATCTAGAAG TGCCTCTTCAAATAATGGATCAGTTAATTTTCAAGACAGAATGCAGGAAGTTCCCTGTGCAGATTCAGAAAACTTATTTCCAAAG ACTGTGCCATATGAAGACTTTGCCAATGGCATGCAGTCAGAGTTGACTTCTCAGCTGAAGAAGCATTTCACACACAGAG ATTTACTTAGAGAGACATGTATGGAACTGAAGAAATTGTTGAATGAGAAACAGAG AATTATTCCAAAGAAGCATGTGTTTGTTAGAATTTCTACACCACAGCCAGGTTCTCTTCACCAATCTCTTTCAGAATCTTTCTCTATTCTGGATGAAG CAGATGTTAAAGAAAAGAGGACTAGGAGTGTAGAACTTGTGGACAGAGAAGTTTCTGTTGCACATTCCATCAAGAGACATGCATCTGTTTCACAGACTTTGAAATGTTCTCCATCCCAGAAACGATCATCTGTTTCACAGACTTTTAATCATACCCCATCTGAGAAACAAGTATCTTTTTCGCAGACTTTAAATCATTCCCCTTCCCACAGCCTGATCGCAACCTCTGAAACACTTCTGGCACCTGTCCTGATTTGCCCTGCTGATCAGCAGTGCAAGATGCTGGAAACTAGCCAAGTGGCAAAAGAGACTAGTCATATGCCAAAAGATTGTGGACCGAAAAACTGTTTGCTGAGTACTGTAGATGTGGCTGGAAATGATTCTGCACTCTCTCTTCTTCACAGCAACTCACTTCTTTCTAGGTTAAATGCCTTACAAG GTGccaaagaaggaagaatgaaaataCACAATGAGAATTGTTGTAATTTACCAAAAAGGCCTAACCTTACAGGAGCCAGTTGCTACAACGATGTGACTTGTGGTCAAAAGAAATATGACAATGCTCACATCAGCAGGTGGCACAAAGAGAATATGAGAtgtgataaaaatgttaaagaatcCACTTTTGACTTTGGAAGGGAACAGCATCTTCCACCATGgctttgtttcaaaaaaagttgtgtgttttgtgaacCTTGCCAGTCAAAG gcAGCAGTAGCAGAGTTTTGTCACAGACCACAGTGTACATCAAATTTTGCGGAGAATTTGTATGACAGTCACCTGATGATGAAGGACATGCTCCCGGATACCTCTAGCACAAAAAGTGGTGCTTGCCATAAG TGTGAAGCTTCAGAGGACATCGATCACAAAGCCATGTTCTCTGACCATCAAGATGGAATTTTCTTGGATGAATTTGATGACAGGAGTGAAAAAAGGTTCAAAGGAGCTAACTCATTCACTCAGCTGTTGAGTGTTGACTGTGATCATGACCTGCTCCCTCCTTCAGGAGATGCTCCTTCCTGGTGCTTAGAGTGGAAACCTTTAGATATTTTGCCACCACTTCAAAAGCCTTCACTTGACACCCCAAGCCCTCCTGCAAGAATGTCTCCTCACAAGCTGTACTGA
- the LOC112558743 gene encoding radial spoke head 14 homolog produces the protein MAHTRISAKYPPLIDVTRRPLAYGDRALPRLNRELNDETLLVRQRAVMSLCDYLHDPEHIAEALRVGIPSSLKNLLSDPDLTVRQKSTECLYVIAGHAVGRDAFLEHNIIEPVSQLFNDREEIARKNAHLAIEMISETFPGAEGIVEANLVPILVKKLKTEVDELKEIILDTMHFCLLVNTQYALDAGAMEIFTSLLTHRLPTIRAKAAGDIMHLSAPLDGKNKAVECNTVPALIDLLRDPSADVRANAAGAIMMITITTKGKYTAINAGAIEPLVSLVDDDKSEVRINALKALTCLSEAPEGRKTLLNQVELIQARTLDPIPAVCKAAKRAVEVITWKP, from the exons ATGGCTCATACTCGTATATCGGCGAAATATCCGCCGCTTATTGATGTTACTCGGAGACCTCTAGCATACGGTGACCGTGCTCTTCCTAGACTT AACAGAGAGTTAAATGATGAAACTTTGCTGGTGCGTCAAAGGGCAGTTATGTCTCTTTGCGACTATCTGCATGATCCAGAACACATTGCTGAAGCTTTGAGAGTTG GTATTCCTTCCAGTTTGAAGAACCTTTTATCTGATCCAGACTTGACAGTGCGCCAGAAATCAACGGAATGTCTCTATGTCATAGCAG GTCATGCGGTAGGACGTGATGCTTTTCTTGAGCATAACATTATCGAGCCAGTGTCCCAACTGTTCAATGATAGGGAGGAGATTGCTCGCAAGAATGCTCATTTGGCTATTGAAATGATATCTGAAACCTTTCCAG GAGCAGAGGGCATAGTTGAGGCTAACCTGGTGCCAATTCTGGTTAAGAAACTTAAAACGGAGGTTGATGAACTCAAG GAAATTATTTTGGACACAATGCACTTCTGCCTGCTGGTAAACACCCAGTATGCTCTTGATGCAGGAGCAATGGAAATATTCACTTCCCTTCTGACCCATCGGCTTCCTACTATTCGTGCCAAGGCAGCTGGAGATATTATGCACCTCAG TGCACCTCTCGATGGCAAAAATAAAGCTGTGGAGTGCAACACCGTGCCAGCTCTAATTGATTTACTGAGAGATCCATCAGCAGATGTTAGGGCCAATGCTGCAGGAGCAATTATGAT GATCACAATCACAACCAagggaaaatacactgctatcaATGCTGGGGCGATTGAGCCTTTAGTTTCTCTAGTGGATGATGACAAAAGTGAGGTCAGGATAAATGCCTTGAAG GCTTTGACCTGTTTGTCCGAGGCTCCAGAAGGCCGTAAAACACTGCTCAATCAAGTAGAACTA ATTCAGGCAAGAACTCTTGACCCCATCCCAGCAGTCTGCAAGGCTGCAAAAAGAGCAGTAGAAGTCATAACTTGGAAACCCTGA